A region of the Muricauda sp. MAR_2010_75 genome:
GTCCAAATCAGGTTTTTCGCCATGATTTTCCTTCCACTTTTGGTAGATACCACATTACCGTCGTAACCGCTCACGGCCTCGTTCAACAACACTTGCACATTTAGATTTTTTAGATACCGAAGTGTTTTGTCGAGGCTTTGTTGGACATTGAGGCTAATAGTTCGTCCGATGCTTCGATCAGGTAGATGTTCATTATGCTATTCGGATACTCGGGATAGTCTTTTGGAAGGATGTACTTACAGAATTCCGCCAAGGCACCTGCCATTTCGACACCGGCCGGGCCACCGCCCA
Encoded here:
- a CDS encoding FAD-dependent oxidoreductase, which codes for NFFGMKEVEQNSLGMKDIKDSLNIRHMMLQNLEQAAITCDDEERDALTNFVIVGGGPAGVEMAGALAEFCKYILPKDYPEYPNSIMNIYLIEASDELLASMSNKASTKHFGI